One region of Priestia megaterium genomic DNA includes:
- the sigI gene encoding RNA polymerase sigma factor SigI, with the protein MLTKVQTPPSLETLVLTIQQGDKQLHNEMIQQYKPFIAKVVSAVCKRYISEADDEFSIGLIAFNEAIENYTIQKGRSLLAFAELIIKRRVIDYIRKEKRNQTLLYSRIENEGFMQGKIERDISLSNYKRQSETSYIQEEMTYFCQTLELFKLTLEDIINTSPKHKDARGNAVEVASFIVNEKELKDKLFLKRQLPIRLIEKHVKVSRKTIERNRKYIIAMVIILAGDYVYLKDYIM; encoded by the coding sequence ATGCTCACAAAAGTTCAAACGCCTCCATCGCTTGAAACGCTTGTACTGACGATTCAGCAAGGGGATAAACAATTACATAACGAAATGATTCAACAATATAAACCGTTTATTGCTAAAGTTGTTTCAGCTGTATGTAAACGTTATATAAGTGAAGCTGACGATGAATTTAGCATTGGTCTGATTGCGTTTAATGAAGCCATTGAAAATTACACAATCCAAAAAGGAAGATCCCTTCTTGCATTTGCGGAACTGATTATTAAAAGAAGAGTCATCGACTATATTCGAAAAGAAAAGCGAAACCAAACGCTTCTCTATAGCCGAATTGAAAATGAAGGTTTTATGCAAGGTAAGATAGAAAGGGATATATCGCTTTCTAACTATAAAAGGCAAAGTGAAACTTCATATATTCAAGAGGAAATGACTTATTTTTGTCAGACGCTGGAACTGTTTAAATTAACTCTTGAAGACATTATTAACACATCTCCTAAACATAAGGATGCAAGGGGAAACGCAGTGGAAGTTGCATCTTTTATCGTCAATGAAAAAGAATTAAAAGATAAGCTGTTTTTAAAGCGGCAGCTTCCCATTCGCTTGATTGAAAAACATGTCAAAGTGAGCCGGAAAACAATTGAAAGAAACCGGAAATATATCATCGCAATGGTTATTATATTAGCGGGGGACTACGTGTATTTAAAAGACTATATTATGTAA
- a CDS encoding class III poly(R)-hydroxyalkanoic acid synthase subunit PhaC, whose amino-acid sequence MAIPYVQEWEKLIKSMPSEYKSSARRFKRAYEIMTTEAEPEVGLTPKEVIWKKNKAKLYRYTPVKDNLHKTPILLVYALINKPYILDLTPGNSLVEYLLNRGFDVYLLDWGTPGLEDSNMKLDDYIVDYIPKAAKKVLRTSKSPDLSVLGYCMGGTMTSIFAALNEDLPIKNLIFMTSPFDFSDTGLYGAFLDDRYFNLDKAVDTFGNIPPEMIDFGNKMLKPITNFYGPYVTLVDRSENQRFVESWKLMQKWVADGIPFAGEAYRQWIRDFYQQNKLINGELEVRGRKVDLKNIKANILNIAASRDHIAMPHQVAALMDAVSSEDKEYKLLQTGHVSVVFGPKAVKETYPSIGDWLEKRSK is encoded by the coding sequence GTGGCAATTCCTTACGTGCAAGAGTGGGAAAAATTAATCAAATCAATGCCAAGTGAATATAAAAGTTCTGCAAGACGTTTTAAGCGTGCATATGAAATTATGACAACAGAAGCGGAACCGGAAGTTGGATTAACACCAAAAGAGGTTATTTGGAAAAAGAACAAAGCGAAATTATATCGCTATACGCCAGTAAAAGATAACCTTCATAAAACACCAATTTTACTCGTATATGCACTGATCAATAAACCGTATATTTTGGATTTGACACCTGGAAACAGCCTTGTTGAATACTTATTAAACCGCGGTTTTGACGTGTATTTACTTGACTGGGGAACTCCTGGACTTGAAGACAGCAATATGAAGCTAGATGATTATATTGTGGATTATATTCCAAAAGCGGCGAAAAAGGTGCTGCGCACTTCTAAATCTCCTGATTTGTCTGTTCTTGGTTACTGCATGGGCGGAACTATGACATCTATTTTTGCTGCATTAAATGAAGACTTGCCGATTAAAAACTTAATTTTTATGACAAGTCCATTTGATTTCTCGGATACAGGTTTATACGGGGCATTCCTAGACGACCGCTACTTTAATTTAGATAAAGCAGTAGATACATTCGGAAACATCCCTCCAGAGATGATTGACTTTGGAAACAAGATGCTAAAGCCAATCACAAATTTTTACGGTCCGTATGTAACGCTGGTGGATCGTTCGGAAAATCAGCGCTTTGTTGAAAGCTGGAAGCTAATGCAAAAGTGGGTTGCTGACGGAATCCCATTTGCTGGTGAAGCTTATCGTCAGTGGATTCGCGACTTCTATCAACAAAACAAATTAATCAATGGTGAACTTGAAGTTCGCGGCCGAAAAGTAGATTTGAAAAATATTAAAGCTAATATTTTAAACATTGCTGCTAGCCGTGATCATATTGCGATGCCGCATCAAGTGGCAGCTTTAATGGACGCTGTTTCAAGTGAAGATAAAGAGTACAAATTGCTGCAAACAGGTCACGTATCTGTTGTATTTGGTCCAAAAGCAGTGAAGGAAACATATCCTTCAATCGGCGATTGGCTAGAAAAACGTTCTAAATAA
- a CDS encoding B12-binding domain-containing radical SAM protein, with protein sequence MNIVVSTLNAKYIHTSLALRCLKAYAEPDYKVDMAEYTIKDPAMNIVTDLYKRNPDIIGFSCYIWNIEETIKVAQMLKKINPELIIIFGGPEVTYDVTHWLERIPEADFIAIGEGEETFKQLLDELHGERQFENVSGVAFRKEGKPVVNPQRNKIDLREMPSPFRFEEDRQELSKRVVYIETSRGCPFSCQFCLSSIEVGVRYFDREKVKEDIRYLMDNGARTIKFVDRTFNISRSYAMEMFQFLIDEHREGTVFQFEITADIMRPEVIQFLNDNAPKGLFRFEIGVQSTNDAVNELVKRKQNFKKLTRTVTMVKEGGKIDQHLDLIAGLPDEDYNSFKNTFNDVFALRPEELQLGFLKMLRGTGLRLSAPRYNYQYMDQSPYEILSNNVLPFSDVVRIKHVEDILEKFWNDHRMDETIEFLVEHCYDTPFDFFQNFGTYWDEMGWVRIGHQLEDLFRRLKQYIQTESFSNEEVIEGFMKIDYLQNQKHKPRKPWWDDKVEKQVRSHYYQQMLANPSTMGQAFEAEQLAEKELYKHTVLEILPFDYMYYKQTGQINEQPSVLLAYYDQKANDTKLYSAPVEAFGLPVVS encoded by the coding sequence ATGAACATTGTTGTCAGTACATTGAATGCGAAGTATATTCATACTTCTTTAGCCCTTCGATGTTTAAAAGCCTATGCCGAGCCTGACTATAAAGTGGATATGGCCGAATATACGATTAAAGATCCTGCTATGAACATTGTCACGGATTTATATAAACGCAACCCAGATATTATTGGTTTCAGCTGTTACATTTGGAATATTGAAGAAACGATTAAAGTCGCACAAATGCTTAAAAAGATCAATCCTGAGCTCATCATTATATTCGGTGGACCAGAAGTAACCTATGATGTAACTCACTGGTTAGAGCGTATTCCTGAAGCTGACTTTATCGCTATTGGTGAAGGTGAAGAAACATTCAAGCAGCTGTTAGATGAACTTCACGGCGAGCGTCAGTTTGAAAACGTAAGCGGCGTGGCTTTCCGAAAAGAAGGAAAACCAGTTGTTAACCCACAGCGCAATAAAATTGATCTGCGCGAAATGCCTTCTCCTTTCCGTTTTGAAGAAGACCGCCAAGAACTTTCAAAACGCGTTGTGTATATTGAAACAAGCCGCGGCTGTCCGTTTAGCTGTCAGTTCTGTCTCTCTTCTATTGAAGTAGGCGTTCGTTATTTCGACCGAGAAAAAGTAAAAGAAGATATTCGCTATTTGATGGATAACGGAGCGCGCACAATTAAGTTCGTAGACCGCACGTTCAACATCAGCCGCAGCTACGCCATGGAAATGTTCCAATTTTTAATTGATGAACATCGTGAAGGTACCGTATTTCAGTTTGAAATTACTGCCGATATTATGCGCCCAGAAGTTATTCAGTTCTTAAACGATAATGCGCCAAAAGGATTATTCCGCTTTGAAATTGGCGTTCAATCTACAAATGATGCCGTTAATGAGCTAGTCAAACGCAAACAAAACTTCAAAAAATTAACGCGTACCGTAACAATGGTAAAAGAAGGCGGAAAGATCGACCAGCATTTAGATTTAATCGCCGGACTGCCAGACGAAGATTACAACTCATTTAAAAATACGTTTAATGATGTATTTGCACTTCGTCCTGAAGAGCTTCAGCTAGGCTTTTTAAAAATGCTTCGCGGCACTGGCTTACGTTTAAGTGCGCCTCGCTATAATTATCAATACATGGATCAGTCGCCTTATGAAATTTTAAGCAATAACGTCTTGCCATTTTCAGATGTCGTACGCATCAAGCATGTAGAAGATATTTTAGAAAAGTTTTGGAATGACCACCGAATGGATGAAACGATCGAGTTTTTAGTGGAGCACTGCTATGATACGCCTTTTGATTTTTTCCAAAACTTTGGGACGTATTGGGATGAAATGGGCTGGGTTCGAATCGGTCATCAGCTTGAAGATTTATTCAGACGCCTTAAACAGTATATTCAAACAGAAAGTTTTTCAAATGAAGAAGTAATTGAAGGGTTTATGAAAATTGATTATTTACAAAACCAAAAGCATAAGCCTCGTAAGCCTTGGTGGGACGATAAAGTAGAAAAACAAGTCCGCTCTCATTACTATCAGCAAATGCTTGCTAATCCTTCTACCATGGGACAGGCTTTTGAAGCTGAACAGCTTGCTGAAAAAGAATTATACAAGCACACTGTTTTAGAGATTCTTCCATTTGATTATATGTATTATAAACAAACAGGACAAATCAATGAACAACCATCTGTTCTTCTTGCTTATTATGATCAAAAAGCAAATGATACAAAACTTTATTCAGCACCTGTAGAAGCATTTGGTCTTCCAGTTGTAAGCTAA
- the phaQ gene encoding poly-beta-hydroxybutyrate-responsive repressor: MGSSEKDNTSNSNNLEKSISGAPKNLMVPFLLLSLRGWNLHGYKLIQQLMSFGFTSVDQGNVYRTLRQLEKDNLITSQWDTSAEGPARRIYSLTDAGEQYLSMWANSLEQYQNMLDSFFHMYTDMLFPFSSSSSKKSKESKEEEND; the protein is encoded by the coding sequence TTGGGATCAAGTGAAAAAGATAACACCTCTAATTCAAACAACTTAGAAAAATCGATTAGCGGTGCACCAAAAAACTTGATGGTTCCTTTTCTTCTTTTAAGTTTAAGAGGTTGGAATCTACATGGTTACAAGCTCATTCAGCAACTAATGAGCTTTGGATTCACATCAGTTGATCAAGGAAATGTCTACCGCACGCTGAGACAGCTTGAAAAAGACAACTTGATTACATCGCAATGGGATACGTCAGCTGAAGGACCTGCACGCCGGATTTACTCATTAACAGACGCCGGTGAACAATATTTAAGCATGTGGGCTAATTCACTTGAACAGTATCAAAACATGTTAGATTCATTTTTTCACATGTATACCGACATGTTGTTCCCTTTTAGCTCTTCTTCTTCTAAAAAGTCAAAAGAATCAAAAGAGGAAGAAAACGATTAA
- the phbB gene encoding acetoacetyl-CoA reductase, translating into MTTLQGKVAIVTGGSKGIGAAITRELASNGVKVAVNYNSSKESAEAIVKEIKDNGGEAIAVQADVSYVDQAKHLIEETKAAFGQLDILVNNAGITRDRSFKKLGEEDWKKVIDVNLHSVYNTTSAALTHLLESEGGRVINISSIIGQAGGFGQTNYSAAKAGMLGFTKSLALELAKSGVTVNAICPGFIETEMVMAMPEEVRAKVVAKIPTRRLGHAEEIARGVVYLAKDGAYITGQQLNINGGLYM; encoded by the coding sequence ATGACAACATTACAAGGTAAAGTAGCAATCGTAACAGGCGGATCTAAAGGTATCGGGGCAGCAATTACACGTGAGCTTGCTTCTAATGGAGTAAAAGTAGCAGTAAACTATAACAGCAGTAAAGAATCTGCAGAAGCAATTGTAAAAGAAATTAAAGACAACGGCGGCGAAGCTATTGCGGTTCAAGCTGACGTGTCTTATGTAGATCAAGCAAAACACCTAATCGAAGAAACAAAAGCTGCGTTTGGACAATTGGACATTCTAGTAAACAATGCTGGAATTACGCGTGACCGTTCATTCAAGAAGTTAGGCGAAGAAGATTGGAAAAAAGTAATTGATGTAAACTTACATAGCGTATACAACACAACATCAGCTGCGCTAACGCATCTTTTAGAATCTGAAGGCGGTCGTGTTATCAATATTTCATCAATTATTGGTCAAGCGGGCGGATTTGGTCAAACAAACTACTCAGCTGCTAAAGCAGGTATGCTAGGATTCACTAAATCATTAGCTCTTGAACTAGCTAAGTCAGGCGTAACAGTTAATGCAATTTGCCCAGGATTTATTGAAACGGAAATGGTAATGGCAATGCCGGAAGAAGTTCGTGCAAAAGTTGTTGCGAAAATTCCAACTCGTCGCTTAGGCCACGCTGAAGAAATTGCACGCGGAGTTGTTTACTTAGCAAAAGACGGCGCGTACATTACAGGACAACAGTTAAACATTAACGGCGGCTTATACATGTAA
- a CDS encoding TrkH family potassium uptake protein — translation MTKKECQIMPQPWKRRVRQMSSAQIIVTFYIVAVTLGFLLLSIPEALKPGVKLAFIDRLFIAVSAVSVTGLTPVSTPDTFSTTGYFLLAFIFQIGGIGVMTLSTFIWMILGKKIGLKERQLIMTDHNQSRLSGLVDLMRNILFIIFAIELVGAIILGLHFLRYYSSWTDAFLHGFFASVSATTNAGFDITGSSFIPYAHDYFVQVVTVILITLGAIGFPVLIEIKHYFLTFKDKRKFQFSLFAKLTTIMFFLLLAGGTILILVLEHSGFLADKSWDESFFYAFFQSAATRSGGVATMNINEFSLPTLIMMSAMMFIGASPSSVGGGIRTTTFALNILFLFYYVRGNKTIKIFRREIHEDDIIKSVAVSMLAVIICSISLLILSITEHFSLIELIFEVCSAFGTTGLSMGITGGLSDIGKCVIMILMFIGRIGMFSFILMLRRPTSGPDYHYPKERIIIG, via the coding sequence ATAACAAAAAAGGAATGTCAGATTATGCCGCAACCATGGAAACGACGAGTAAGGCAGATGTCTTCAGCTCAAATTATTGTTACATTTTACATAGTGGCTGTTACGCTTGGATTTCTATTGCTTAGTATTCCAGAAGCTTTAAAGCCGGGAGTGAAGTTAGCATTTATTGATCGCTTATTTATTGCCGTTAGTGCGGTAAGTGTAACAGGGCTGACACCTGTTTCTACTCCGGATACATTTAGTACGACGGGCTATTTTTTGCTCGCTTTTATCTTTCAAATCGGTGGTATTGGTGTGATGACACTCAGTACATTCATTTGGATGATTTTAGGTAAAAAAATTGGTTTAAAGGAACGTCAGCTCATTATGACAGATCATAACCAATCCCGTTTATCAGGATTAGTTGACTTGATGAGAAATATTTTATTTATTATTTTTGCTATTGAACTAGTTGGTGCCATTATTTTAGGATTACATTTTCTCCGTTACTATTCGAGCTGGACAGATGCGTTTCTGCATGGTTTCTTTGCTTCTGTCAGCGCTACAACAAATGCCGGCTTCGATATTACAGGATCTTCATTTATTCCGTATGCCCATGATTATTTTGTACAAGTGGTAACTGTTATTTTAATTACGCTTGGAGCGATTGGATTCCCTGTGTTAATTGAGATTAAGCACTATTTTTTAACATTTAAAGATAAGCGTAAATTTCAATTTTCTCTATTTGCGAAGCTAACGACCATTATGTTTTTTCTGCTGTTGGCAGGGGGAACAATTTTAATTCTTGTGCTAGAGCATTCAGGGTTTTTAGCAGATAAGTCTTGGGATGAATCGTTCTTTTATGCGTTTTTCCAATCCGCTGCTACAAGGAGCGGAGGAGTGGCGACCATGAATATTAATGAGTTTTCACTTCCTACGTTAATTATGATGAGCGCGATGATGTTTATCGGGGCTTCACCGAGCTCAGTAGGAGGAGGAATTCGTACGACGACGTTTGCATTAAATATTCTTTTCCTGTTTTATTACGTAAGAGGAAATAAGACGATTAAAATCTTTCGCCGCGAAATTCATGAAGATGACATTATCAAATCAGTAGCCGTGTCGATGTTAGCCGTGATCATTTGCTCGATTTCTCTTCTTATTTTAAGTATTACAGAACATTTTTCTCTCATTGAGCTTATTTTTGAAGTGTGTTCAGCTTTTGGGACAACCGGTTTATCAATGGGCATTACAGGAGGACTTTCTGATATCGGAAAATGCGTTATTATGATTTTAATGTTCATTGGCCGAATTGGCATGTTTTCATTTATCTTAATGCTTCGCCGTCCAACGTCTGGACCGGATTATCACTATCCGAAAGAACGTATCATTATTGGATAA
- the phaP gene encoding polyhydroxyalkanoic acid inclusion protein PhaP, whose product MSTVKYDTVIDAMWEQWTKGLQNIADGNKQIEQWTLKALEQQQEFVTKAVEQLQATDKQWKAELEDLQQKTVENLRKTAGNAVADSYEEWTNRTHEALNKLQELSLNQSKSSYSLVKQAQEQYHQVVTQLVEEQKKTRQEFQHVSDAYVEQVKSLQKSFAQSLEQYAVVK is encoded by the coding sequence ATGTCAACAGTAAAGTATGATACAGTAATTGATGCAATGTGGGAACAATGGACAAAGGGGTTACAAAACATTGCAGACGGAAACAAACAAATTGAGCAATGGACGTTAAAAGCACTTGAGCAACAGCAAGAATTTGTAACAAAAGCAGTTGAACAACTTCAAGCAACAGACAAACAGTGGAAAGCTGAATTAGAAGATCTTCAACAAAAAACAGTTGAAAACTTACGTAAAACAGCTGGTAACGCTGTTGCCGATTCTTATGAAGAATGGACAAACCGCACGCATGAAGCATTAAATAAATTACAAGAGCTTTCTCTTAACCAAAGCAAATCAAGCTATTCTTTAGTAAAGCAAGCTCAAGAACAATATCATCAAGTAGTAACACAATTAGTAGAAGAGCAAAAGAAAACGCGTCAAGAGTTCCAACACGTATCTGATGCATACGTAGAGCAAGTAAAATCTCTTCAAAAATCATTTGCTCAGTCTCTTGAGCAATATGCAGTTGTAAAATAA
- a CDS encoding FadR/GntR family transcriptional regulator, protein MEYKRIKPKKIYEEVAETLLENIKEGSLKPGDRLDSVQQLAENFQVGRSAIREALSALRAMGLLEMKQGEGTFVREFNSDMLSLPVTSAVLMNKNDIEHLLEVRKVLEIGAVRAAAQKRTDADLKQLSNSLEQMKGAFGNEELGEKADFAFHLAIAKASQNPLLVKLMNNVSEMMIETMKETRRIWLYAEEKTAERIYKEHQQIYEAILSQHAEDAQHFMMSHLDNVEHVLMKYIPEEK, encoded by the coding sequence GTGGAATATAAGCGAATTAAGCCAAAAAAAATATACGAAGAAGTAGCCGAAACGCTTCTTGAGAATATAAAAGAAGGCAGCTTGAAGCCTGGAGACCGTTTGGATTCAGTGCAGCAGCTGGCGGAAAACTTTCAGGTAGGACGCTCAGCTATTCGTGAAGCTCTTAGCGCTTTGCGGGCGATGGGGCTTCTGGAGATGAAGCAAGGAGAAGGCACATTTGTACGCGAATTTAACTCAGATATGCTGTCTTTGCCTGTAACTAGCGCTGTATTAATGAATAAAAACGATATTGAGCATTTGCTTGAAGTGAGAAAAGTATTAGAAATTGGAGCTGTTCGAGCGGCAGCTCAAAAGAGAACGGATGCGGACCTTAAACAGCTGTCTAATAGTCTGGAACAAATGAAAGGAGCGTTTGGCAATGAAGAACTGGGAGAGAAAGCAGATTTTGCTTTTCATTTAGCCATTGCCAAAGCCTCACAAAACCCTCTTTTAGTGAAGCTTATGAATAACGTATCAGAAATGATGATTGAAACGATGAAAGAGACAAGACGCATCTGGCTTTATGCAGAAGAGAAAACGGCTGAACGGATTTATAAAGAGCATCAGCAAATTTATGAAGCTATTCTCTCTCAGCATGCAGAAGATGCTCAGCATTTTATGATGAGTCACCTTGATAATGTTGAACATGTACTAATGAAATACATACCGGAAGAAAAATAA
- a CDS encoding TerC family protein, with protein sequence MDASLLLEYGWVLLVLVALEGILAADNALVMAIMVKHLPEEKRKKALFYGLAGAFIFRFGSLFLISFLVDVWQLQAIGAIYLLFISINHIVKRYVKKGDHEKVKEADGKKGSGFWMTVLKVEVADIAFAVDSILAAVALAVTLPTTNLPKIGGLDGGQFLVIFAGGIMGLIIMRFAATWFVKLLNTRPGLETAAFAIVGWVGVKLAVYTLAHPELGIINEHFPESKVWKITFWVVLLGIAASGWFLSKNKEQTDLEGSEKEKDSLKKIENQ encoded by the coding sequence ATGGATGCATCGCTTTTGTTAGAATATGGATGGGTATTGCTGGTGCTGGTTGCATTAGAAGGAATTTTGGCGGCGGATAATGCTCTTGTAATGGCCATTATGGTCAAACATTTACCGGAAGAAAAACGCAAGAAGGCATTGTTTTACGGATTAGCCGGTGCCTTTATTTTTAGATTCGGTTCATTGTTTTTGATTTCATTTTTGGTAGATGTATGGCAGCTTCAAGCAATAGGAGCCATTTACTTATTGTTCATTTCCATTAATCATATTGTGAAGCGATATGTGAAAAAAGGTGATCATGAAAAAGTAAAAGAAGCGGACGGAAAAAAAGGCTCAGGTTTCTGGATGACGGTTTTAAAAGTAGAAGTAGCGGACATTGCTTTTGCGGTTGATTCAATTTTGGCTGCTGTGGCTCTTGCCGTTACGTTACCAACAACGAATCTTCCTAAAATTGGCGGACTCGATGGCGGACAATTCTTGGTGATCTTTGCCGGAGGAATTATGGGACTAATCATTATGCGTTTTGCTGCAACTTGGTTCGTCAAGCTATTAAATACGCGCCCGGGGCTAGAAACGGCGGCTTTTGCTATCGTAGGCTGGGTAGGGGTTAAGCTAGCAGTTTACACTCTTGCTCATCCGGAGTTAGGTATTATTAATGAACACTTCCCTGAATCAAAAGTATGGAAAATTACGTTTTGGGTTGTGTTACTTGGCATAGCAGCTTCAGGCTGGTTTTTATCTAAAAACAAAGAACAAACTGATCTTGAAGGTTCAGAGAAAGAAAAAGACTCATTAAAGAAAATTGAAAATCAATAA
- a CDS encoding thiamine pyrophosphate-dependent enzyme — MSKHKQNNKHIASTEAKQKQLLQEEFGTEMGDPNAAKIYESLGKTKSDKEHEKKKEC, encoded by the coding sequence ATGAGCAAACATAAACAAAATAATAAGCACATCGCGAGCACCGAAGCAAAACAAAAACAATTACTGCAAGAAGAGTTTGGAACGGAAATGGGCGATCCGAACGCAGCTAAAATATATGAATCCCTTGGAAAGACAAAGTCTGATAAAGAGCATGAAAAGAAAAAAGAATGCTAA
- the phaR gene encoding polyhydroxyalkanoic acid synthase subunit PhaR gives MEQQKVFDPFQAWKDVYDKTESYWGKVIGDNMNREEFSQLMGNVLNMNLQYQQAVNEVTGRYLHQVNVPTKEDVANVASLVINVEEKVELLEEQFDDRFDELEAQQESASALKKDVTKLKSDVKSLDKKLDKVLSLLEGQQKTQDELKETIQQQIKTQGEQLQAQLLEKQEKLAEKPKAEAKAEAKPSNAQKTEQPARK, from the coding sequence TTGGAACAGCAAAAAGTATTTGATCCGTTTCAAGCATGGAAAGACGTATATGACAAAACCGAATCTTACTGGGGTAAAGTTATTGGGGACAATATGAATCGTGAAGAATTTTCCCAGCTCATGGGAAATGTGCTAAATATGAACCTTCAATATCAACAAGCAGTAAATGAAGTAACGGGGCGCTATCTGCACCAAGTAAATGTACCCACAAAAGAAGATGTAGCAAACGTTGCGTCATTAGTCATCAATGTGGAAGAAAAAGTAGAATTATTAGAAGAGCAATTTGATGATCGTTTTGATGAATTAGAAGCACAGCAAGAAAGTGCATCCGCTTTGAAAAAAGATGTAACTAAGCTGAAATCTGATGTCAAATCATTAGACAAAAAACTCGACAAAGTTTTATCTCTTCTTGAAGGGCAGCAAAAAACACAAGACGAGTTAAAAGAAACGATTCAACAACAAATTAAAACTCAAGGTGAGCAGCTTCAGGCTCAGCTGTTAGAAAAACAAGAAAAATTAGCTGAAAAGCCAAAGGCAGAAGCTAAAGCTGAAGCAAAACCATCAAACGCTCAAAAAACTGAGCAGCCGGCTCGCAAGTAG
- a CDS encoding alpha/beta-type small acid-soluble spore protein yields the protein MARTNKLLTPGVEQFLDQYKYEIAQEFGVTLGSDTAARSNGSVGGEITKRLVQQAQAHLSGSTQK from the coding sequence ATGGCTAGAACAAATAAACTATTAACACCAGGAGTAGAACAATTTTTAGATCAATATAAATACGAAATCGCTCAAGAATTTGGGGTAACTCTAGGTTCTGACACTGCTGCACGCAGCAACGGTTCAGTAGGCGGAGAAATCACAAAACGCTTGGTGCAACAAGCTCAAGCTCACTTAAGCGGCAGCACACAAAAATAA